One window from the genome of Leptolyngbyaceae cyanobacterium encodes:
- a CDS encoding DUF3140 domain-containing protein, which produces MAKSTKTVVQEFKESVNMTGKELESWLKTDESKEVGQKDDGKESIGHESGRHIIDILHKKESDYTEDDYSQMKRVVSYVYRHLAQRPSGDIENTRWRYSLMNWGHDPLK; this is translated from the coding sequence ATGGCGAAAAGCACTAAGACGGTTGTGCAAGAATTTAAAGAATCTGTCAATATGACAGGAAAAGAATTGGAGTCTTGGTTAAAAACGGATGAGTCGAAAGAAGTAGGTCAAAAGGATGATGGGAAAGAATCGATCGGTCACGAATCCGGTCGTCACATCATCGATATTTTACACAAGAAAGAATCGGATTACACGGAAGATGACTACTCTCAAATGAAGCGAGTTGTCAGCTACGTTTACCGTCATCTAGCGCAACGTCCATCAGGTGATATCGAAAATACTCGTTGGCGATATTCCTTGATGAATTGGGGTCACGATCCTCTGAAGTAA
- a CDS encoding cobalt-precorrin-6A reductase has protein sequence MEDQAETNKRLWLIGGTTESSQLAAAIAQAQLPCTISVTTENARSLYPDVPVLRVWVGRLDFAQIRQFLATENIGAVLDASHPYAVEISKNAIAACTQLAIPYLRYERPRFESENSLSTSRQIVHLDSFDTLLAGEYLEGQRVLLTIGYKVLPLFRDWQKRSTLFARVLPLTSSIEAALAAGFTIDKLFAMRPPIPAELEKALWQHWQISTVVTKASGTPGGEDIKRLVADELGVTLIVIDPPLVEYPQVTSDLSEAIEFCSDYLSRLADVTFRQLRS, from the coding sequence TTGGAAGACCAAGCAGAGACTAATAAGCGACTTTGGTTGATTGGTGGGACTACTGAGAGTAGTCAATTGGCAGCTGCGATCGCACAAGCTCAGCTGCCGTGTACTATTTCTGTAACGACAGAAAATGCTCGATCGCTTTACCCAGATGTCCCGGTGTTGCGAGTTTGGGTGGGGCGATTAGATTTTGCTCAAATTCGGCAATTTTTGGCAACAGAGAACATAGGGGCGGTGTTGGATGCTTCTCATCCTTATGCGGTGGAGATTTCCAAAAATGCGATCGCGGCTTGTACCCAATTGGCAATTCCCTATCTGCGTTACGAACGACCGCGTTTTGAAAGCGAGAATTCCCTTAGTACTAGCCGTCAGATCGTACATTTAGATAGTTTCGATACTCTGCTAGCTGGGGAATATTTAGAAGGACAAAGAGTTTTGCTCACGATTGGGTATAAAGTTTTACCTTTATTTAGAGATTGGCAAAAGCGATCGACTTTATTTGCTAGAGTTTTGCCTTTAACGAGTTCGATCGAAGCAGCATTAGCCGCAGGTTTTACGATAGACAAATTATTTGCCATGCGTCCGCCCATTCCTGCCGAATTAGAAAAAGCTTTATGGCAACATTGGCAAATTTCAACGGTAGTAACTAAAGCTTCCGGTACGCCAGGGGGAGAAGATATTAAAAGATTAGTTGCCGATGAATTAGGAGTAACTTTAATAGTTATCGATCCTCCTTTGGTGGAATATCCGCAAGTAACTAGCGATTTGTCTGAAGCGATCGAGTTTTGTAGCGATTATTTATCTAGGCTAGCGGACGTAACATTTCGCCAACTGCGATCGTAA
- a CDS encoding Uma2 family endonuclease, producing MLLDVRLFTVKEYQQMAESGILNPEERVELLAGQILKMAAKETAHSAATTRTEKLLENRLGNQALVRVQEPVQLDDFSEPEPDIAVVRFDPLYYEDHHPNPSEIYLIIEVADTTLSKDCGIKARIYAQSGIADYWVLDVNNRQLHVFREPSENGYQSELILSDSRRVSPLAFPEFTIAVGEMLRPLA from the coding sequence ATGCTTTTAGATGTTCGTCTTTTCACAGTTAAAGAATATCAGCAGATGGCTGAATCTGGTATCCTCAATCCAGAAGAACGAGTAGAATTACTGGCAGGACAAATATTAAAAATGGCAGCGAAAGAAACAGCGCACAGTGCAGCAACTACCCGCACGGAAAAGCTACTAGAAAATCGTTTGGGGAATCAGGCTTTAGTAAGAGTGCAAGAACCTGTTCAGCTAGATGATTTTTCTGAACCAGAACCGGATATCGCGGTGGTGAGATTCGATCCGCTTTACTACGAAGATCATCATCCCAATCCTTCAGAAATTTATTTAATTATTGAAGTTGCAGATACTACTTTGAGTAAAGATTGTGGAATTAAAGCCAGAATTTATGCCCAATCTGGGATTGCTGATTATTGGGTGTTAGATGTAAATAACCGTCAGCTTCATGTATTTCGAGAACCAAGTGAAAATGGATATCAAAGTGAGTTAATTTTGTCTGATAGCAGGAGAGTTTCGCCTTTGGCGTTTCCGGAATTTACGATCGCAGTTGGCGAAATGTTACGTCCGCTAGCCTAG
- the uvsE gene encoding UV DNA damage repair endonuclease UvsE, with translation MNSSVISKQSPVNTVPNLGLVCITASDKVRYRAMTRKRLLQLAPAEQTKALRELYADNIIRLNAAIAFCNFHQIRLYRVTSALFPFADEPVGEEVLAEFTDKLAQIGDRATELGIRIVIHPDQFVVLSSDKPDVIENSIKILRTHAMILDLLGLPRSPWTIMEIHGGKSDRSERLIDVINNLPENIRSRLALENDEHAYSATEILDICRAVNIPMVFDAHHHVIHEKLDSYEHPSVGEMLAEARTTWPHPEWQLVHISNGRESFNDPHHSDLITVMPSAYRHAPWIEVEAKLKEEAINKLRAEWISQF, from the coding sequence ATGAATTCAAGTGTTATCAGCAAACAATCTCCTGTAAATACTGTGCCTAATCTAGGTTTAGTGTGCATTACCGCATCGGATAAGGTGCGCTATCGTGCGATGACACGCAAACGGCTGTTACAATTAGCACCCGCCGAACAGACAAAGGCGCTCAGGGAGTTGTATGCTGACAACATTATTCGGTTGAATGCTGCGATCGCATTTTGCAATTTCCACCAAATTCGGCTATACCGAGTCACTTCAGCCCTTTTTCCCTTCGCTGATGAACCTGTAGGGGAAGAGGTGCTAGCTGAATTTACAGATAAATTAGCACAAATAGGCGATCGCGCCACCGAACTCGGTATCCGCATCGTCATCCACCCAGATCAATTTGTGGTGCTGAGTTCGGATAAACCGGATGTAATCGAAAATAGCATCAAGATTTTACGTACTCACGCCATGATTTTAGACTTGTTGGGTTTACCGCGATCGCCTTGGACGATCATGGAAATACACGGCGGAAAATCGGACCGATCGGAACGTTTGATTGATGTTATCAATAATTTACCAGAAAATATTCGCTCTAGATTAGCCTTAGAAAACGACGAACACGCCTACAGCGCTACTGAAATTCTCGATATTTGTCGCGCCGTCAATATACCAATGGTATTTGATGCCCACCATCACGTCATTCACGAAAAACTCGATAGTTACGAACATCCCAGCGTAGGGGAAATGTTAGCAGAAGCACGCACTACTTGGCCTCATCCTGAATGGCAATTAGTTCATATTTCCAATGGAAGAGAATCTTTTAACGATCCCCATCATAGCGATTTAATTACAGTTATGCCAAGTGCTTATCGCCATGCACCTTGGATTGAAGTGGAAGCAAAGTTAAAAGAGGAGGCTATTAATAAGTTGCGTGCAGAATGGATATCGCAATTTTAG
- a CDS encoding Uma2 family endonuclease translates to MSVTVPIQKIELTPGSHITISNLSWQDFEQILIDLGEKRSSRVAYYRGTLEIMSPLALHERPHRIIAYILTTILDIQGRNWEDFGSTTLKRPEIAGIEPDTCFYIQNADQMQGCINLDLKQYPPPDLAIEADVTSRTTLDAYEAMGVPEVWIYRNRQLKIYLLSTSGYAETSISPAFPDLPIIELIPQLVEKAIAQGTSQMLRDLRTEFRQK, encoded by the coding sequence AGGTAGCCATATAACTATCTCTAACCTTTCCTGGCAAGACTTTGAGCAAATTCTGATCGATTTGGGCGAGAAACGTAGCAGTCGCGTCGCCTACTACCGAGGAACCCTGGAAATTATGTCTCCACTAGCTTTACATGAACGTCCCCACCGCATTATTGCTTACATTCTCACAACGATTCTGGATATACAGGGACGTAATTGGGAAGATTTTGGCTCAACTACGCTCAAACGTCCGGAAATTGCCGGAATTGAACCCGATACTTGCTTCTACATCCAAAATGCCGATCAAATGCAAGGCTGTATTAACTTGGATTTAAAACAATATCCACCTCCAGATTTGGCAATCGAGGCAGATGTTACTTCTAGAACTACCTTGGATGCTTACGAAGCGATGGGCGTTCCTGAAGTTTGGATTTATCGCAATAGGCAACTAAAAATTTATTTACTTTCTACTTCAGGGTACGCGGAAACATCCATCAGTCCCGCCTTTCCCGATTTACCAATAATTGAACTGATTCCTCAACTGGTGGAAAAAGCGATCGCACAAGGAACTAGCCAAATGCTGCGGGATCTTAGAACGGAATTTCGTCAAAAATAA
- a CDS encoding SDR family oxidoreductase, with translation MSKTILITGASQGSGKATALLFARNGYDVVLAARQPERLEAVAQEVRNLGRSALAIPTDVGNPEQVENLVNQALENFGNIDILINNAGICLTAPSENTSLNDWHQIMDTNFWGYVYTIQAIIPHFLARKTGTIVNVGSVGGKMPLPNMTAYCASKYAVTGLTETLRLELAPKGIHVCAVHPGVINSNFMERAMFGGKDLAETELRRQQMSKLLDSSWVSKPEDIANAIWDAVKNKKAEVVVGITSLATESYRLFPSLMQWVMSQNVK, from the coding sequence ATGTCTAAAACAATTCTAATCACAGGCGCTTCTCAAGGTTCTGGCAAAGCAACAGCATTATTATTTGCGCGTAACGGTTACGATGTTGTACTAGCAGCACGTCAACCAGAAAGATTAGAAGCAGTAGCGCAAGAAGTGCGAAATCTGGGTCGTTCTGCCTTAGCGATTCCCACCGATGTAGGTAATCCAGAACAAGTAGAAAATTTAGTCAATCAGGCACTAGAAAATTTCGGCAATATCGATATTTTAATCAACAATGCAGGAATTTGTTTAACAGCGCCGAGCGAAAACACTTCTCTCAATGATTGGCATCAAATAATGGATACCAACTTTTGGGGATATGTTTATACAATACAGGCTATCATCCCCCATTTCTTAGCCCGAAAAACCGGAACCATAGTTAATGTCGGTTCTGTTGGTGGCAAAATGCCTCTACCAAACATGACCGCCTATTGTGCTAGCAAATATGCCGTTACTGGGTTAACAGAAACTCTTCGTTTGGAATTAGCACCCAAAGGTATTCATGTTTGTGCGGTACATCCGGGAGTGATTAACAGCAATTTTATGGAACGCGCTATGTTTGGCGGCAAAGATTTAGCTGAAACCGAATTGCGCCGTCAGCAAATGAGTAAATTGCTTGACTCATCTTGGGTAAGCAAACCGGAAGATATTGCTAATGCGATTTGGGATGCGGTGAAAAATAAAAAGGCTGAAGTAGTAGTTGGCATTACATCTTTAGCTACTGAATCTTATCGTTTATTTCCCAGTTTGATGCAGTGGGTGATGAGCCAAAATGTGAAGTAA
- the ggt gene encoding gamma-glutamyltransferase, with protein MQLLNFTEYPYPSGRRLIMGKRGAVATSQPLAVIAGMEMLMSGGNAVDAALAMAIALTVVEPTSNGIGADAFAIVWDGKLHGLNASGKSPQSLSLEAFTGLKEVPQTGWLPVTVPGAVSAWRKLWERWGKLPFEQLFAPAIRYAEEGFPVSPVTAQAWQRAERIFLPLTRPEFQPFKAVFFPNNRAPEAGEVWRSEAHGKTLRAIASSGGESFYQGEIARKIANFASDTGGFLTTEDFANHQADWVEPISTNYRDLTVWEIPPNGQGIAALMALNILEGFDIAKYPRESVESYHLQIEAMKLAFADVRRHVTDPRFMEVAIESLLNKDYAKERGSLICDRAIPLAEPGLPKGGTVYLAASDGELMVSFIQSNYEGFGSGILVPDTGIALHNRGMGFCLEPGHCNQIAPGKRPYHTIIPGFLTKDGQPLGPFGVMGGPMQPQGHLQVVVNMVDYGMNPQAALDAPRWHFVTGKRLLLEQAVSQEIARVLSEKGHEVRVTKEVSLFGKGQIILHQNKVLIAASEPRADGMALAY; from the coding sequence ATGCAGTTACTCAACTTCACAGAATATCCCTACCCTTCCGGACGGCGATTAATCATGGGAAAAAGGGGTGCCGTCGCCACCAGTCAACCCCTAGCAGTTATCGCAGGTATGGAAATGCTAATGTCTGGCGGAAATGCAGTAGATGCCGCATTAGCAATGGCGATCGCGCTTACTGTAGTCGAACCTACTTCTAACGGCATTGGCGCTGATGCTTTTGCGATAGTTTGGGATGGCAAATTACACGGTTTAAATGCCTCTGGCAAAAGTCCTCAATCTCTTAGTTTAGAAGCATTCACCGGACTAAAAGAAGTACCCCAAACCGGATGGTTACCCGTCACGGTTCCCGGCGCAGTTTCCGCATGGCGAAAATTATGGGAACGGTGGGGAAAATTGCCATTCGAGCAGCTATTTGCTCCGGCAATTCGCTATGCTGAAGAAGGGTTTCCCGTATCTCCGGTTACAGCACAAGCTTGGCAAAGAGCGGAAAGAATATTTCTACCTCTCACTCGTCCGGAATTTCAACCTTTTAAAGCAGTATTTTTTCCCAATAATCGCGCACCGGAAGCAGGAGAAGTTTGGCGAAGTGAAGCACATGGGAAAACATTAAGAGCGATCGCATCTTCTGGTGGCGAAAGTTTTTATCAAGGAGAAATTGCCCGTAAAATTGCTAACTTTGCTAGTGATACTGGGGGTTTTTTAACAACAGAAGACTTTGCCAATCATCAAGCAGATTGGGTAGAACCAATTTCGACTAATTATCGCGATTTAACCGTGTGGGAAATTCCCCCCAACGGACAAGGAATCGCCGCATTAATGGCATTAAATATCTTAGAAGGATTTGATATTGCTAAATATCCTCGCGAATCAGTAGAAAGCTATCATTTGCAAATCGAAGCGATGAAGTTGGCATTTGCTGATGTGCGCCGTCATGTTACAGATCCTCGCTTTATGGAAGTGGCAATTGAATCGCTTTTAAATAAGGATTATGCTAAAGAGAGGGGTAGTTTGATTTGCGATCGAGCAATTCCCCTTGCCGAACCAGGACTTCCCAAAGGCGGAACTGTTTATTTAGCAGCATCCGACGGGGAATTGATGGTTTCCTTCATCCAATCAAATTACGAAGGATTTGGCAGTGGTATCCTCGTTCCCGACACCGGAATTGCACTACACAACCGAGGAATGGGTTTCTGCTTAGAACCGGGACACTGCAACCAAATTGCACCAGGTAAACGTCCCTACCATACCATTATCCCCGGATTCCTCACCAAAGACGGACAACCATTAGGGCCATTTGGCGTCATGGGTGGGCCAATGCAACCCCAAGGACACTTACAAGTAGTAGTAAATATGGTTGATTATGGTATGAATCCTCAAGCAGCTTTAGACGCTCCCAGATGGCATTTTGTCACGGGAAAAAGGTTATTATTAGAACAGGCAGTTTCTCAAGAAATTGCACGAGTACTCTCCGAAAAAGGACATGAAGTTCGCGTCACCAAAGAAGTAAGTTTATTTGGGAAAGGTCAAATTATTTTGCACCAAAATAAAGTTTTGATCGCTGCTTCGGAACCTCGCGCCGATGGCATGGCGCTAGCATACTAA
- a CDS encoding nuclear transport factor 2 family protein, translating into MASKTTEKFIEVLQEAEKTNNLDSLVGIFAEDAEITNLATPKPLRGRDGARQFWQKYLSVFNNIRSHFTNVVEIDGTAVLEWNSQGDLSSGEPIDYRGVTVLETNNGQVQRFRTYYDSAAFLPQGAKK; encoded by the coding sequence ATGGCAAGCAAAACAACTGAAAAGTTTATCGAGGTTTTGCAAGAAGCAGAGAAAACAAATAATCTCGATTCGTTGGTGGGAATATTTGCTGAAGATGCGGAAATCACCAATCTCGCTACACCTAAACCATTGCGGGGAAGGGATGGCGCACGTCAATTTTGGCAAAAATATTTGTCGGTTTTCAACAATATTAGATCGCATTTTACCAACGTAGTCGAAATTGACGGTACTGCCGTATTGGAATGGAATTCGCAAGGGGATCTCTCGTCGGGAGAACCGATCGACTACCGGGGAGTGACTGTGTTAGAAACAAATAACGGACAAGTGCAGCGCTTCCGTACTTATTACGATTCTGCTGCTTTTTTACCACAAGGCGCTAAAAAATGA
- a CDS encoding DUF4090 family protein — METTPNMETTTGADAIDNAIAKGIDFDGSPIPTAKLELYQKVMGLEAGRQRSGVSNTMRSRIVRIGAKHIPQEELNKMLTEADFAPLKEKEIAFYYGGK; from the coding sequence ATGGAAACAACCCCGAACATGGAAACTACCACTGGTGCTGATGCAATTGATAATGCGATCGCAAAAGGAATAGACTTCGACGGTTCCCCAATTCCCACTGCCAAACTAGAACTTTACCAAAAAGTCATGGGACTAGAAGCCGGACGGCAAAGAAGCGGCGTCAGCAATACAATGAGGTCGAGAATTGTTCGCATTGGCGCTAAACATATCCCCCAAGAAGAACTCAACAAAATGCTGACCGAAGCTGACTTTGCCCCCTTAAAAGAGAAAGAAATAGCCTTTTATTATGGTGGTAAATAA
- a CDS encoding DUF2945 domain-containing protein — translation MTDKLKKGDKVEWKTSQGTTIGEVKEKLTLPTEIKGHHVAASEDNPEYLVESDKSGKEVAHKPESLKKVKEK, via the coding sequence TTGACTGACAAATTGAAAAAAGGCGACAAAGTGGAGTGGAAGACTTCGCAAGGAACGACTATTGGGGAAGTGAAAGAAAAGCTTACCTTACCCACCGAAATTAAAGGACATCACGTTGCGGCGTCGGAAGATAATCCGGAATATTTGGTGGAAAGCGACAAGTCGGGAAAAGAAGTTGCACATAAACCGGAGTCACTGAAAAAAGTTAAGGAGAAATAA